The DNA window TTATTTTTTTCTGAAATAATCCCTCGAAGACCATTGTTTGCTTTTGCTATATCGATAATTTCTTCTCTTCGTTCTTCTTGCCGTTTGCGCGCACTGTCAATTTTCCATTGTTTTCTGCTAAATGTTTGAGCCAGATCGCAGAGTAGTACTAAAATTTTTGAAGGAATTTTTAGCTTGGTTCCAGGTTCCACTTTCAATCGTATATCCGGGAAAAAAGTGGGTAGAAGATCAAATCTTTCTTTCTTCTTTTTCTCTATTACTTCATTTTCTTTCATTTATTATCACCTTTTTTAAAGAACCTCCATCTTTTTATTATTAAATTTCCAAAGACTTGTCAAATGATTATTTTTTTGTTAGTATTGAAACCAGTTTAAAGTTTTTAATTAAAAAACATTATGGCAGTTCCAAGAAAAAAACATACTAAAAGCCATCGGAATAATCGCCGGAGGAATATTTTTATTACTCCGCCATCTTTAAATAAATGTTCAAAATGCGGAAAGTTTGTTTTGCCGCATGCTATTTGTTGGAATTGCGGTTATTACAAGGGCTTTGAGGTAATAAATGTTCTGCAAAAATTGGAGAAGAAAGAAAGAAAACAAAGAGAAAAAGAAATTAAAACAAAGGAAGGCGAGGCCCAAGAAGAAAAGCCCTTGAGCGCAGAGGGTTTGTCAAAAAAATAAACAGTAAATTTTAAATTATGTCCAGCCGACATCTTTCTCGTTCTATCGCCATGCAGAGTTTGTATGAGTGGGATTTTTACGGCCAAAAACCGGAGGCTCTTAAAAAAATTGTTGAAAGAAACATAAAAGAATTCGGTCCCGGATTGGAAAGCGTGGATTTTATTTGGAAATTGATTGACGGAGTGACTTCTAATTTATCCCAGTTAAACCAGATTATTGAAAAAACCGCACCCGAATGGCCTTTGGAACAAATCACAATAATCGACAGGAATGTTTTAAGAATCGGTCTTTATGAGTTGATTTACGAAGACAAAAGCGAAGTTCCTCCCAAGGTGGCGATTAACGAAGCTATAGAATTAGCCAAGAATTTTGGCGGTGAGAGTTCGGGAAAGTTCATTAACGGAGTTCTGGGCACGGTTTACAAAGAAATGGAAAAAATAAGCGGAGCCAAAGAAGAAAAAAAAGAAAATAAAAAAGTCTGATTTTTTATGCGAGAATTTTCTTTGCTTGAAAAAAAATTAAATTTAAACTTTAAAAACAAAAAACTTTTAACCCAGGCTTTTGTTCACCGGTCTTTTTTGAACGAAAATCCGGACTTTAAAATAGGGAATAATGAAAGATTGGAATTCTTAGGAGATGCCGTTTTGGAGCTGGTTGTGACGGAATATCTTTACCAAAAATATCCTAAAAAATCCGAAGGAGAGCTGACTAATTGGCGGGCGGCCTTGGTGAATGCCGATTCTCTGGCGAAAATCGCCGAAAGAATCGGTTTGAATAATTTTCTTTTGCTTTCCAAGGGAGAGTCAAAAGAAATGAACAAAGCCCGGAGATACATACTGGCTAATACCATAGAGGCCTTTATCGGCGCCCTTTATCTTGATTTGGGATATAAAGCGAGCCAGGAATTTATAAAAAAACAAGTTATAAAAGAACTTCCCCAGATAATAAAATCAGGCTCTTACAAGGATTCCAAATCCCATTTTCAAGAGAAAGCTCAGGAAAAAACGACCGTTACCCCCACTTATAAAATTCTAGAAGAATGGGGGCCGGACCACGCCAAGCACTTTAAGGTGGGAGTTTTTTTGAAAGAAGGATTGATTGCCGAAGGAGAGGGCTCTTCCAAGCAGGAAGCCGAAGTAAAGGCCGCTGAAAAAGCTTTGAAAATTAAAGATTGGCTCTAAATTTAAAAAGAAATTATTAAAACAAAATTTATGTTGTCAATAAGATTAAAAAGAATAGGGAAAAAAAATCAACCATCGTTTAAGGTTATTGTTACGGAAAAAAAGAAATCATCTAAAGGCGGAACCAGGATTGAAGAATTGGGTTTTTTTAATCCTTTAACTAAAAAAATATCTTTAAAAAAAGAAAGAATTTTATATTGGCTGAGCAAAGGAGCCAAATGTTCCGATACCATTCATAATTTATTAATCAAACAAAAAATTTTAGAAGGCAAGAAAATTGCCGTTCATAAAAAAAGCAAAAAGAAAGAAGAGGTAAAACCCTCTGTTCCCGGTGAAAAACCTGCAGTTCCGGCAGCTCCGGAAAAGACACCGGAAAAAATCGCAGAACAAAAACCCGTAGAACAACCAAAACCATCCGAAGAAAAAAAAGAAACTGTTTCGCCGGAGCCTCCGCCAGAAAAGGAAAAACCCTTGGAAGAAAAAAAATAGAATCCGGATAAAAAAGCAATTCTTGCCCGAGTTAATCTCGGGCTTTTTTAATAAAAAAACCGCAAGACTTTTGTCTTCTATTTTTGTTATCAACAGTTTTTGTGGTAAAATAAAAAAATAATCAAAAAGGCGAAGTAAGCATTAATACGAAGTAAGCATTAATACGAAGTAATCTCTAATACGAAGTAATCTTTAATACGAAGTAAGCATTAATATTCAGAATAATATGCGAAAAAAGGAATTTTCAAAAAAACAAAAAACCGAAGAAATGGTTTCCATTATTGCTCATCAACTAAAAAGCCCGGTTGCGGCGATAAAAGGATATTTAGAGGCCTTGATTTCCGGAGATTGCGGCCAAATCAATAATTTTCAAAAAGAATATTTATCCGATGCTTTAGAGAACCTGATCAAAATGTCCGGATTTATTGATAATCTTTTGGATGTTTCCCGGATTGAAGAAGAGCATTTTGAAGTCAAACTGAAACCTACATCCCTGGAAAACGTAGCGGAAAAAGTTATTTCCGATTTGTCCGTTTGGACAGAAGCCAGCAACTGCAAAGTTCTTTTTGAAAAACCCGAGAGCTCTCTTCCTAAGGTTTTGACCGACCCTGATAAAATTGAAAAAGTTATCCAGAATTTAGTTACCAATGCCGTAAAATATAAAAAAATAGGTCCGGGCAATATTGAAATAAAAATAGAAAAAGAAGGCCAAAAAATTTTATTTTCCTGCAAAGATAATGGAATCGGAATCCCTCAAGAAGATTTAAAAAAAGTTTTTACTAAATTTTACCGCTCAAAAAAAGCCATGACGATTGATATTTTTGCTTCAGGAATAGGCCTTTATATAAATAAAGCCACAATTGAGCTTAGTGGCGGAAAAATTTGGTTTGTCAGAAACAAGAAGGGCGGTACGACCTTTTATTTCACTTTGCCTATTGTCAAAAATTAAAACATGAGTGAAGAAAAACAAAAAATATTAATGATAGAAGAGGACCGTTTTTTAAGGAAGATTTATAAAAATAAATTATCAAAAGAAAACTTTGAATTCATTGAGGCTACCAACGGAGAGGAAGGCTTGAATAAAGTAATTTCTGAAAATCCGGATGTCGTTTTGCTGGATTTGATTCTAACAAGAAAAAGCGGTTTTGATGTTTTGGTTGAAATGAAGAGAAACAGAAAAACCAAAAAAATTCCCGTTATCATTCTTTCCAACCTTGGCCAGGAATCAGACATTCAGAGGGGTCTTTCTTTGGGAGCAAAAGAATATTTGGTTAAAACTGAAATTAGTCTTTCTGATGTGGTTAATAAAATAAAAGAATGGGCGGTTAAAATAAAAACATGATAATTACGGAAAATCTTTTAAAAAAAATTTTAGTTGATACTGAAATAATTTCTTTAAAAGATTTCAATTTAGCCATAGACCAAGCCTGCCAGAAATCAGAGCCTCTTGAGCAGATAATTATAGAAAAAGGATTTATTTCCGACGATGAATTAGGACAGCTTATTGCCGATGAAATCGGCTTTCCTGTTATTAATTTAAGAAAAATAAAGATAAACAAAGAAGTTTTAAGCATAGTTCCCGAGATAGTGGCAAAAAAACAAGAAATAATTGTTTTTGAAAGGATAAAAGAAGGATTGAAGGTTGCAATGGCTAATCCCGAAAATTTGGAAATAAGAGAATTTATTGAAAGAAAAACAGGGGAAAAGGTTATCCCTTATTTTGCCACCAAAAACAGTATCAAAGATTCTTTTAAATTTTACAGGAAAGAAATCAAAGAAGAGTTTGAAGAAATTATCGGAAAAAATATAGAAGATTTAAAAAAAGTAAAAGACAAAGAAGAGCCTCTGCCGGCAATAAAAACAGTGGATTTGATTTTAAATTCGGGTTATGAAAATCGGGCTTCCGACATCCACATTGAGCCTTATGAAAATAAAATAATATTAAGATATCGAATTGACGGAGTTTTGCACGACGTTTTAACCCTGCCTAAAGAAGTTCAGGATTTTTTAGTTTCAAGAATTAAAATCATGGCTCGCTTGAGGACCGACGTTCATGATGCCGCCCAGGACGGGCATTTTTCCTTTCCAACCGCCAACGAAAAAGTTGATGTCCGGGTTTCAGTTGTTCCCATTGAAGAAGGAGAAAAAATAGTGATGAGAGTATTGGCGGAAAAATCAAAAAAATTCGACCTTAAAGAGCTGGGCTTTCTTCCTAAAGACCTGAATCTTATCAAGGAAAATTTAAAAAAGCCCTGGGGAATGATTATTTCTTCGGGTCCCACAGGTTGCGGAAAAACTACGACGCTGTATGCATTGTTAAAAATTTTAAACACCCGCGATGTTAATATAATGACCATTGAAGACCCGATTGAGTATGACATCGAAGGGATTAATCAAATTCAGGTTAATGCAAAAACCCATTTGACTTTTTCCAAAGGGTTAAGATCGATAATGAGACAGGACCCCAATATCATAATGGTCGGGGAAATAAGAGATTCCGAAACCGCTAAACTCGCGGTAAGCGCCGCCATGACCGGCCACTTGGTTCTTTCAACTTTCCATGCCATTGACGCTTCAACGGTTTTAACCAGGCTTACTGACATAGGAATTGAACCCTATATCATATCTTCCACAGTCAACATTATTATTGCCCAAAGATTAGTCCGGAAAATTTGCCCTAAATGCATTGAAAGCTATGAAATTTCATCTCAGAAATTAGAAGTTCTTCTGTCCAAAGATTTAATTTCTAAGTTGCCAAAAACTAAAAAAGGAAACATCTGTCTTTTTAAAGGAAAAGGATGTCCGGTTTGTCAGAAAACCGGATATTTGGGAAGAGTGGGTATTTTTGAAATTTTGGAAATGAACGACCCTATTAAAAAATTGGTAATGGAAAAAGCCAATGCTTCTCAAATTAGAAATGAGGCCTTAAAGTCGGGGATGACTCCGATGATTGACGACGGTCTGTTGAAGGCGGAAAACGGCTTAACGACCCTCGAAGAAATTTTAAAAGCAGTAAAATAAACCTATGTTTAATTTTCAAAAAGAAAAAATGTTATTTGCCGAGCATCTTTCTTTGTTAATCAAGGGCGGAACAACCCTTAACGAGGCATTGGACATTTTGAAAGAAGAATCAAAATCAAGAACCTTTAAAAAAGCCCTGGACAGTGTTTCCAAAAGAATTTTAGAAGGAGAAAGCCTGAATAAAAGCTTGGCAAGATATCCTAAAATTTTTAATAAATTTTTTCAAAACGTGGTAAAAGTAGGGGAGGAAAGCGGAACTCTTGAGGAAAATTTAAAATATTTGAGCCTTTGCCTTAAAAACCAATACTCCTTAAAACAAAAATTATTGGGCGCCTTGATGTATCCCATTATTGTTATTGCCTTAGCTTTAGTTATTGTTTCAGGAACCATGATTTTTATTTTGCCAAAATTATTTACCACACTAAATGTTATTGAAGCTCAACTGCCTTTATCTACCAAAATTTTATTTGGAATCAGTGTTTTTATACAAAAATACTGGATTTTTTTAATAGTAATTTTTATTTTTTTAATTTTAATTTATAAAATTTTTAATTATATAAAAATTACCAGGTTTTATTTTCATAAAATTATTTTTTTTATGCCTTTTTTCGGAACTACCAATAAAAATAGCAATTTGGCTGAATTTTCCCGGGTTTTTTTCACTCTTCTGAAAAGCGGAGTGCCGATTCTGGAAGCTTTTGATATTTGCAATGAAACGGTAACCAGTGATGTTTATAAAAAATATTTGAAATTAGTAAAAGCTCGCGTTGAAAAGGGACAAAAGCTCAGCAAATCTTTTAAGGCGTTTCCTAAGATTTTTCCTTCAATTTTTTCCCAGATGATTTTGGTCGGTGAAAAGTCAGGAACCCTGGAAGAAAGCATGTCTTATTTGGCTGAGTTTTACGAACAGGAAGCCGACTCGGCTCTTAAAAACTTTTCTGCAATAATAGAACCTATTCTGTTAATTTTAGTCGGATTTTTTGTTGCTTTCATTGCTCTATCCATAATTACTCCAATTTATCAGATTACCAGTAATCTGTCTCAATAATTTATAATCTATGACCGTAAAGAAATCTCAGAAAGCTTTTACTTTGATTGAGATTTTGCTTGTGATTGGAATATTTTCAATCTTGGCGATTCTTACTTTGCCTTTATCTTTGGATTTTTATAAAAAATACCAGCTTGATATTTATACTCAGGAAATCGTTCAGGCCCTAAGAAGAGCTCAATTAAAGTCAATGTCAGTTGAGCAAGATTCAAGATTCGGAATTTATTTAGCCGAAGGAAACTATGTTTTATTCAGGGGCAATTCTTATGCGGTCCGGGAATTGCAATATGATGAAATTTTTGACATTCCTTATAATATTTCTTTAAGCGGGTTGTCGGAAATAGTTTTTTCTAAACTATCTGGCCTGCCATCGGTTAGTGGCGATATTATTTTAACCAATGGCAACGAAGAAAGAATTATAAATATTAATAGCATAGGAAGAATAAGTTATAAAATAAAATTAGTATCACCACCTCCTCCGCCACCGCTCAATTGTTGGGGAACCGGAGGTTCTTGCGATTCTCTTTGTCAATATTTAAACTATGGAACTTTAACGAGTTATTATGTAAACCCAGGTTGTGCCACTTCTTGTCTTGCTACCGGTTCAATTTATGTAGGCCCAAGTGGTTTTTGTAGCACAGACGGTACGGGTAATTGTTATAAAATGGAAAGTCCTGCTGTTCAATACACTTCCTCTTCTCAGGGAACAAGTTGCAGAGGCGCTTGTTCGGGAGTATGCAGGCCTTGTACTCTTCTCCGCACCCAATCAACATGTATTAACCAACGTGGTTGTAGTTGGGTTTCAGGAAGATGTCTAGGAACATGTTTGTCGTGTTCTGATTCTTATTTTAATAATAGGGTCTTATGCGAGAATCAAAGAATTTGTTCTTGGGCAGATACAAGTTGGTATTGGAATTTAAGTAATTCTCAAAATGGATACAATTCTTATGTTACATGTCAATGGTATTGATAAAAACAAGGGTCAATCTCTTATGGAGTTATTAATTGCCATAGGAGTTTTTATTATATTATTTAGCGGTATAGTTTTTTTAATATTAAACGATTATACTTCAAGCCTTTTAACTCAGGAAATGAACACAGCGAATTTTTTAGCCGGAGAAGGGATCGAGGTTACAAAATCTATTCGGGATAATTCTTGGGATGACTTAATAATCGGGGAACACGGTTTGGCAATTTCCGAGAACAAATGGATTTTTCAAGGCATAGAAGAAAATATAAGCAGCCAGCTTAGAGACGGGAAAAGAAAGATAATCGTAAATACCATAAATTCAGACAAAAAAGAAATAATTTCTAAGGTAACCTGGAAATTAAATGAAGCTCGTTCTCAAGAAGTTATTCTAGTTACTTATCTTACTAACTGGCAAAAGATTTTATCTTTTTTACCTGATGTTTTTTTTGATTCGGACAAATACTCAGTTTCAGAAGACGGAGGAAGCGTTATTATTCCAGTTGAACTTTCTGCCTCGAGCAGTAATGAAATTTCAGTAGATTATATAACAAGCGATGACACGGCAATGGGTTGTTCTGTGTGTAATGCTGATTGTGACTATATTACCGCTTCAGGAACCTTAAACTGGGTTCAAGGCGATAATTCTCCAAAGACCTTTGTTATTACTATTTGCAATGATTCTATTAAAGAAACAGAAAATGAAACGCTTAATCTTTTTTTGATTAATCCGGTTAATGTTAATTTGGGTAATCCCAGTATGGCTGTCCTGACAATAAAGGATGATGATAAACCACATCAAAACTGTTGGGGAACAGGAGGTTCTTGTGATTCTCTTTGTCAGTATGCCAATTATGGCTCTCTAAATAGTTATTATACTAATTTTGGCTGTACTTCTACCTGTCCTGTTGCCGGTTCTTTCTATATTAATTTTAGTGGAGCTTGCAGTAATAATGGAACAGGTTTTTGTTATAAGATGGAAAATTTTTTAACTCGATTTACTTCTTGTTCTCAGGGAGCAAGTTGCGGAGTAGCTAATTGTTCGGGAGCATGCACGCCTTGTAATAATTTTTACACTGAACTAGCTTGCCTTAATCAACTTGGTTGTCGTTGGCTTATAAGCCCTGAAGAAGGAGAGGGAACCTGTGCAGGAACATGTCGGTCGTGTTCTAATTTTAACAATAGAGCTTTATGCGAAAATCAAAGAGGTTGTATTTGGACAGACGCAAGGTGGAATTGGACCTTAAGTAATTCTCGAACAGGTTATTCTTCCTATGCTAGCTGTACTTGGTACTAGTAATAAATGATTAAAAACATGAAAGGATTTACTTTTATTGAATTAATAATTTACATAGCCATTCTTTCTGTTATTTTAGTTTTAGTTGGCAATCTTACTTGGAATATTATTCAAGGCAATACCAAGAATGCTTCTTATAGAGAAGTTCAGCAAAATATCAGTTTTGCTATGGAAAAAATTACTAAAGACCTTAGGCTAGGCTCCAACCCCAATATTTTTTCTGTTTTAGATGGAGTTCTTTACCAGAACAATATTCCTCTTACTACCGCTCAAGTTAAGGTAATAAATTTCCAAATTACTCCCATTGCTAATACTTATAAAATTGGCTTAAGTATTGAATACAATAATCCTAGCAACAGAAATGAATATAAAGCAGCGATAGTTTTAAACTCAACGGTAACTTTAACGGCAATAGGCAGCGTGCCTTCTCAGGGCTGTTGGGGAATCGGAGGCTCTTGCGACCCTATTTGTCAACATAATAGTTACGGTTCTTTAATCAGTTACTATGCTAATCCTGGTTGTACTTCTACCTGTCCTGTTGCCGGTTCTTTCTATATTAATTCCGGTGGCGCTTGCAGTAATGATGGAACAGGTTCTTGCCACAAGATGGGAAATTCTTTAACTGCATCTACTTCTTGTTCGCAGGGAGCAAGTTGTGGAGGCACTTGCTTGGGGATATGTACTCCCTGTTCAGGTTTAAATCAGGCCCAGTGTTCTCAACAACAGCGTTGCCGGTGGTTTTCTTTTTCTGGAGGGCGGTGTTTTGGTCGGTGCACTATCTGTAGTAATTTTTCCGACCAAACTTTTTGTCAAAATCAATTAGGATGTTCATGGCAGAGCACAGGATGGAATTGGACCCTAAGTAATTCTCAAGGAGGTTATTCTTCCTACGCTAATTGTGAATGGTATGTCCAATAATAATCAAAAAAATCAAGAGGGATATATTGCTTTAATTTCAGTAATTACGGCTTCGGCAATAGCTTTAATGATAGTGATTAGCGCCGGCTTATTAGGCATTTCTGATTTAAAGATGGAGTTGCAAAAAATCCAGTCTTTGCAATCTTATTATCTGGCCAATCTCTGTGCTGAACATTCTTTAATGCGACTAAAAGAAAATATGAGTTATAATGGAGACGAGACAATAAATTTGGCGGAGGGCACCTGCCGGATTTTACCGATTGAAGGAAACTGGACCGTAAAAGTTTTTGCCAGTTCTTCCGGGCAGGTCAGAAAGATGAAAATAATAATTAGCCAAATTAATCCCAAAATGTCTATTTATTCTTGGGAAGAAGTAGCTGAATTTTAATTCCATGGTTAATTTTTATAAAAAACAATTTTTGAGTTTTAATATATCTGATTATTCAGTAGAGCTGATTTCGCTGAAGGGCTTTTTGGAATCTCCTGAAATTAGAGTTTTTGGCAGAACGGTGCTTGAAAAGGGAACGGTTGAAAACGGTAAAATTTTAAACAAAGAAAAGTTAAAAGATTCTATTCAAAAATTAATTAAAAATCCCGATTTTGGAAAACCAAAAACAAAAAAAATAATTTTTTCAATACCCGAGTCAAAAACCCTTTTTTGCACCTTTGAGCTTCCAAAAGACCTGGAAGGAGACGAAGAAGAAGAGCTTAATTTCATAAAGAGAGAGGCGGAACAAACTTTTCCTTATTCGCTGGAAGACCTTTATTTGGATTTTAAAATCAACAATAAAGAAGTTTTTTTGTTTGCCGTTCCCAGGGAAACAACGGACGAGTTTTTAGAAATTTTTAAAGATTGCAAGTTAGAACCTGTAATTTTTGAGCCGGAATCGGAAAGTCTTTTTCGTTCTTTAATCAAAGGAAAAAAAGACCCCATTCTAATTGTTGATATTGGCGAGAAAACCACCGATTTTAGCGTTTTCAACAAAGGTTTTTTAAAAACAAGCATTTCAATTGAAACCGCGGGAAACAAATTTACGCAATCTATTTCAGAAGGCCTGAAAGTTTCTTTTAAAGAAGCTCAGAAGCTGAAAGAAAAATTTGGATTAAGTCCGGAAAAGAAACAAGGAAAAATATTTTTAATTCTTCAAAAAGAAGTCAGAGAAATTATTGATGAAATAAAAAAAATTGAAGATTATTTTAAGAACAAAGAAAGCAAAGGCCTTGAAAAAATAATTCTGACCGGAGGTTCGGCACTCTTGCCTTGTTTTTCAGAATATCTGGCTGAAAATTTGCAAAAATCTGTAATTATCGGCAGCCCTTTGGAAAATATTAATATAGACGATTTACCAAACAGAAAAACTTTTAAAATGAAGTCTGTTATTTATTCAGCGGCAATCGGCTCCGCTTTGAGGGGATTGGACAAAGATCCGGAAAATTCAGGAATTAATTTGATAAAGGAAATAAAAAACAAAACTCCTAAAAAAAGACAAACGTCCGAAACTGATTTACCATCTCCTAAAAAATCATCTGCCCGGAAATTGCCGCGGAAAAAAATTTTAATTTGGATTGCGGTTGCAAGCGCAATTGGAATTTCAGCAATCCTTGCGATTAAGTTTGTGCCGGGATTATTTAATTCGCAAGAAAAAAAATTTGAAAACAAAGAAGTGCCGGCAGTTTCTCCGGTCCTTCCGGAGGAAGAATTAATCAACCCTAATCCTATTCCGGAGCCTCAAGGGGGATTAGAAGTAGTTTCCAGCAGCAGTGAAGAAAAAAAAGAAGAAGAAAAGGGTTTAGAAATAACTAATCCTAAATTAAAGATTACAGATACGCCGACCGGATGGCTCAATGTCCGCGATGAAGCTTCCTTTGACGGAAAAGCGATTACAAAAGTTTACCCTGACGAGGAATACGAATATACCGACGAAAAAGACGGTTGGTACAGGATTATTTTGCAAGATAAAACAGAGGGATGGGTTTTTGGGGGTTATATTATAAAGATTTAAAATTTACTGAAATTTGTTTTTTAGTTATTCACAGCCTTGCTCTTCTAAAAAATTTTTAAAAAGGTAAAATTAAAAAAAGACCAAAAAGGTCGAGGATAAATATTATATTTTTGTATTTAAACTTATGAAAAACAAGGGTTTTACTTTAATCGAATTATTGATAGTAGTTGGAATTTTAGCTGTTTTAATAGGCGCAATAGCTGCTGCAGTTAACCCGCCGAAACAATTTGCCAAAGCCAATAATTCTCGACGCTGGGCGGATATTATGAATATTATGAATGCGGTTTCCCAAAATATAATTGAAGGAAAAGGAGTGTTTACCACATCTTCATCGTGCACACAGCTTATTCCTACGACAACCGCCACTAACATACAAAAGACAGGAGGTTATGACCTTTGTGCTTGCATAGTTCCCAACTTCATAGGAAGTTTGGCAGTGGATCCGTTGCAAGGCTCTCCGGCCAATGGAGTAACAGATTGCGCCGCAGCTTATAGCACATATTACCAGATTCAACGAAACGAAATTACCGGCCGAATAACAATTACTGCTCCTCTTGCCCAATCAGAAGGCGGAACAACACCTGTAATTTCTCTTACCCGTTAATTTATTAAAATTTTAAAGACACCAGAAATTAACCCTGACTTTTTGTTAGGGTTTTTTCGTTGATAAAATTATTGAGGGGTTGACAAGGGTTAATTAATTTTCTAATATTAAAGCGCATGATAAATACCGTTATTAATTTGAAGAAACAAAAACAAAGAAGCGGTTAAAATATTCTGGGAATTTTAGTTCTCAGAACAATCGCTTCTAAAAGAAGCGGTTTTTTATTGAAGGACTATTGATAGAGCGCGAAAGAACTTTGAAAATTAATGATTATTAATTACTAGCCAAGAGATGCACTTACATAATATATATTAAAGGCAGATGGTGGATGCCCTGGGAGACTGCGGCGAAGAAGGACGTGGCGTAGCTGCGATAAGCTTCGGGGAGGTGCTTAGCAACCTATGATCCGGAGATTTCCGAATGGGGAAACCTATTCTGATGATGAATCAGAATGTCTCAATTTAAAATTGAGAAGCAAACCCGCTGAAGTGAAACATCCTAGTAAGCGGAGGAAAATAAAAAAAGTTCCGACTTGTCGGAATCATTTCCTTAGTAGCGGCGAGCGAAAAGGAAGGAGCTCAAACCTTTTTTGATGCAAATCGAGAGAGGGGTAGTAAGAAGATAACGTTGGGGGCATTTCTGGTGCACAGAAATGCTTTCTAAGGAGAACATTTAGGCAAAGTTTGATTAGTCGAAATACCCTGGAAAGGGATACCATAGAGGGTAAAAGTCCCTTAGGCGAAAATCACTTTGTGCTCCTTGTTATTTATCTTGAGTACTTCGGGAAAAGACAAACCTGAAGGAAGCAGGCTGAACTATCAGCCAAAGCTAAATACGTCAGTCTCACCAATAGTGAACCAGTACCGTGAGGGAAAGGTGAAAAGTA is part of the Candidatus Nealsonbacteria bacterium genome and encodes:
- a CDS encoding prepilin-type N-terminal cleavage/methylation domain-containing protein codes for the protein MIKNMKGFTFIELIIYIAILSVILVLVGNLTWNIIQGNTKNASYREVQQNISFAMEKITKDLRLGSNPNIFSVLDGVLYQNNIPLTTAQVKVINFQITPIANTYKIGLSIEYNNPSNRNEYKAAIVLNSTVTLTAIGSVPSQGCWGIGGSCDPICQHNSYGSLISYYANPGCTSTCPVAGSFYINSGGACSNDGTGSCHKMGNSLTASTSCSQGASCGGTCLGICTPCSGLNQAQCSQQQRCRWFSFSGGRCFGRCTICSNFSDQTFCQNQLGCSWQSTGWNWTLSNSQGGYSSYANCEWYVQ
- the pilM gene encoding pilus assembly protein PilM, translated to MSFNISDYSVELISLKGFLESPEIRVFGRTVLEKGTVENGKILNKEKLKDSIQKLIKNPDFGKPKTKKIIFSIPESKTLFCTFELPKDLEGDEEEELNFIKREAEQTFPYSLEDLYLDFKINNKEVFLFAVPRETTDEFLEIFKDCKLEPVIFEPESESLFRSLIKGKKDPILIVDIGEKTTDFSVFNKGFLKTSISIETAGNKFTQSISEGLKVSFKEAQKLKEKFGLSPEKKQGKIFLILQKEVREIIDEIKKIEDYFKNKESKGLEKIILTGGSALLPCFSEYLAENLQKSVIIGSPLENINIDDLPNRKTFKMKSVIYSAAIGSALRGLDKDPENSGINLIKEIKNKTPKKRQTSETDLPSPKKSSARKLPRKKILIWIAVASAIGISAILAIKFVPGLFNSQEKKFENKEVPAVSPVLPEEELINPNPIPEPQGGLEVVSSSSEEKKEEEKGLEITNPKLKITDTPTGWLNVRDEASFDGKAITKVYPDEEYEYTDEKDGWYRIILQDKTEGWVFGGYIIKI
- a CDS encoding prepilin-type N-terminal cleavage/methylation domain-containing protein, with the protein product MKNKGFTLIELLIVVGILAVLIGAIAAAVNPPKQFAKANNSRRWADIMNIMNAVSQNIIEGKGVFTTSSSCTQLIPTTTATNIQKTGGYDLCACIVPNFIGSLAVDPLQGSPANGVTDCAAAYSTYYQIQRNEITGRITITAPLAQSEGGTTPVISLTR